The Microbulbifer sp. TB1203 nucleotide sequence AGCAGCCAGTTGGCGGCGGTTACGAGAAGAAATACGGATATCGTGTCCTGGTGCGCGCGTTGCGAAACGAAGGTCCAGTGGTACTGCAGGCCATAGTTAACCGTGGCACCGAGCAGCGCGCCCACTGCGGTGGCCAGGGGTGCGTCTGCATGCAGCGTCATCAACAGCCCCATACCGGTGAAGTGCACCGCGGTGGCGGCCCCGCCGGAAACGAGAAAACGCAGCGGTCTTGTGCTGAGGGTCGACATCGAAACAATCACCTTTGCAGCTATTAACCCGGCGATCAGAGAGTTCGGTCCGGCCGCTGTCGCGGCGCCTCCGGCCCTGATCTATGGATTGTGGCGCCGGCCTTCGGCCGGCGGCTGCACTTCCCTGTGCCGCGCTGCTGACCCGGTCCTAACCGGGTTGACAGCGACAGCGCGAGATTAGGGAAACCGTCGCTAAAGAAATTTCAAGGAAATATCCAAATAAACGTCAGTCGAACTCGCGTTTTCCCGGTTTGGTTTTACAAAATTCGCGGCCGGCCAGCGGCCGCTCCTACGGTATCCCATCAGGGCGCCGCCAGTGGCGGTTGCCCTCCACTCTTGCCGCGCCGGCTATAGAAGCGCGGCGTTTCCCGAAGGTAGTCCCCGATTAGTCGGCGCGAAAGTGCGGCTGCATCGGCTTCCGCCAGTGGCTGGTCGTTGCGCGTGAAAAATCGACCGCGCTCATCGCTGGCCTTGGCCGACAGCACCAGTTTCAGGTCCTCGGCAATCAATGTGCTGCCGTGCCAGTCGCTGACAACCAGGTAGTCGTGGCGGTAATTTTTATCCAACAGGTCGTGGCCAAAGCTGACCTGCCGTTTGTCGATACCCTGCAACCGGCTCATGGCGGAGAGCAGGGTGATCGGCAGATCCACGTGGCTGGTCATGCGCTCGATCGTACGGGCCTTTTGCCCGGGAATATGCAGCACCAACGGCACTTTGACCTGCTGTTCCACGAAGGTGGAATTGTGCCCCCAACGGCCGTTCTCCATAAATTCCTCGCCGTGGTCGCCGGTGATCACCACGATGGTGTTGTCCAGCCTGCCACTCTCCTTCAGCGCGTGGAGTACCCTGGCGAACTGGGAGTCCAGATGGTGGCTGGCATTGATATAGCGAGCCTTGATACGTGAGATCTGGCTTTTGATATCCGTATCCAGGTAGTTGAAATCCTCCAGGTAGTCCGTCTCCAGCGCATTCTCCGCTGGAAATGAGTAGTTGGCATGTGTCGACTCAAAGAACATGAAACTGAAAAACGGTTGCTTCGCTGAATTTATAAAAGCGGTCAGCTTGCTGACATTCCTGATGTCCCGCTGCCAGGGGTCTCCCTCGTGATCGGAGTGCAACTGTTCGGAGGAGAAATTCCGGAAGACGGTGCGGTCGAATTCCGGATAGCTGAAACGTGCGCTGGTGTAGGCCATCAGCGAGTAGCTGTTTTTGCGCAGGGTTTCCAGCAACAGCGGCGGCCGCTCTGCGGGCAGTGCGTCGAACCAGTAGTTGCCGTGCAAGCCGTAGAACTGGCTGAACATACCCATGCGCGTGCCGTTGCCGCCGCTGTAGTGGTTGAGGAAATGGACATTGTCCCGGGCGAAGGCGTAGGTCTCCGGCATGATGCGCGGGTCCAGCATATCCGCGCGCCAGGATTCGGAGGTCAGCCAGACGATGTTGTAGGGCTTGTCCAGCACAATACTTTGGGCATCGACTGCCGGATAGGCGAACTTGCCTTTCCTGCGGCTGAGGGAACCGTCCAGTTCCGGACGCTTGCGCTCCACGCCCAGTTTGCTCAACAGCCCCTTGGCGGTGACTGGGGAATACCAGGGGATACGCTGTACGCTTTGCAGTATCTGCTGCTCACCGGTGTGGTCGGCGTAGGCGTAGATTCCTCCCTGTAGCAGGAACACCAGCGGCAGGACTGCGGCAGCGGCCCGCACCGGCCGCGTATTGGCGATCCGCGCTAGCGGCAGCCAGCGGACCAGCGCTGCGTAGACGGCCGCCACTGCCAGTACACGCAGGGCACTTGAGACATAAAAGGAGTTGCTGAAACCCAAGGCCTCCAGACCGCCGGGCGTTGAAATAATATTCCACACAAAGCCGTTGATATAGAAACCGTAGAGTGCGTAGATCTGGTAGTTGGCGTCGATGGCCAGCACGATTCCCACGGCGTAGAGGTGCAGCAGCGCCAGCAGGGAAAACCTGAGCCACCCCGGGCGGGTGGCCGAGGCGCCCCGCACCAGCAGCCAGGCGGGCAATGCCAGCAGTGCCGCCTGCGCGATGGTGGCAGCGGTAAAATAGCCGATCTGCACGGCGCCGCTCAGGGCTGGCAGGCCGTGCAGCATCAACAGTGCAAAACTGACGCACCACACCAGCAGCGGTATGCCCCGGAAATACGGAAGAGAGGAGTTTGACGGATTCATCGGCACAGCAGAACCTGTAGCAATTTGATGGCCGTCACCATAGGGGGGGGAAATTAAGTGAACCTTAAGGTCTACTGCCTCCATCGCCCGGGAGCCGATACTCGTTGTTTAGCTTGGTGACTCTTAAGTTTTCCTTAATCCTGTCTGTATAGAGTGGTGGCGCTGTGGGAGTGGTTGTCTATGGGCAGTCGCATCAGGGGCCGGCGGTCAGGGCCCCTTCCGTAATGCCCTGTCACTATTCCCGATACCAAAGGGCGAATGATTCTGCTTTTGCATCGAAGCCTTCGGTAAACATTCTTTTTCACCACTTATCTGTTGGAGTCAATCATGCAGAAACTGATGGTCGCAACTGGTTTATTTTTCGCGTCTGCAGTCGCCTGTGCTGGCGATGGAGCGCAATGGGACTATTCCGGAGCCAAGGGCCCCGGGCACTGGGGTGAACTCAGCCCGCAATTCACCGCGTGTTCCGAGGGGAGAAACCAGTCACCAATCAATCTCAGCAATTTCATCGAGTCCGACCTGAAGCCCATAGAGATTCACTACCAGGCGGGCGGGGACGAGATTCTCAACAATGGACACAGTGTTCAGGTGAACTATGCTCCCGGCAGTAAAATCTCTGTCGATGGACATGAGTTTACTCTCAAGCAGTATCACTTCCATTCCCCGAGCGAGAACCATATAAACGGCAAATCCTTCCCAATGGAAGCGCACCTGGTGCATGCCGATGGGAAGGGAAATCTCGCCGTTATCGCCGTGATGTTTGAGGAGGGTGAAGCAAACAAGGCCCTCGCCAAAGCTTGGGCCAAGATGCCCGAAAAGGCGGGTGACAGCCATGGCTTGCCTTCCAGCGTTGCGGCGGAAGATATTCTGCCTTCCTCACGGGATTACTACCGCTACAATGGCTCCCTCACCACGCCGCCCTGTTCTGAGGGGGTTGAATGGCTCGTCATGAAAGAGCCGGTGTCCGCCTCGAAAGCCCAGATAGAAAAGTTTGTACACGTAATGCACCATCCAAATAACCGCCCGATACAGATGGTGGGTGCGCGTCCGGTATTGCAGTAACCGGCCCGGTTTTTTCGTCGCAGGCGATCCCGGGACATTAAAAGTTGGCGGCGTGCTTCGACAATAAGAAGCGCGCCGCCAGCTTGTTTTCCGGAATCCGTCAGTCCAGCGGCGAGGCTGGTGGTTAAGTGCAGACAGCGAACCACTGCAGGTATTGCGCTGTGCGCGGCGTCGGTTACGAGCGGGGACCGGCCAGGTGAAATCGATCCGTATTTATTTGCTGGTCGCGCTGCTGTCCACCATCACCCTGGTCAATTTCGACTATGCGTCTCCAGACCTCGCACTGAGGCTGATTTTTAAGGACTTCAAACAGGCTCCAAGGTCCCCACTACCCCCATATCCGAAGCTTCACCTAGAAAACGCTCCCGGCGAGAGATTCACCCCCGCGTTAAGGATCACTTAATTTTACCCACCTAGACTGCCTTCTATCGAATCTCCCCACGAGTGTGTGCAATGGCATTGGAAGGCAGTCAATACCGCGAACCCCGGGACCCGGTCCGGCCGCCGGCGGCGGCTTCACACAGCTTTGAACTAACCACTGCCGGTGATGCCGGGCGCGCCGCGGTGGAGGCCTATATCGCGCAAAAGTTTGCCGCGACCTACGGCGCGCGCATCCACAGTTTCCTGCCGCAACTACTCTCGCTGCACAGGGGCGGCGTCATCGACGCGGCCCTCGGGCTGCGCCGCGCCGACAGCGGTGCCCTGTTCCTGGAACAGTACCTGGACCGGCCGGTGGAGCGGCAACTGGCCGCTGCCGCCGGGCGGCCGGTGGCACGCTCGGACATCGTCGAGATCGGCAACCTGGTTTCCACCTCCCGCGGCAGCAGCCAGATGCTGTTCCTGATGCTCGCCGAACTGTTCGCCGAAGCCCGGGTGAACTGGGCGATTTTTACCGCCACCCCGGAAGTGCATAAATTGCTGAGCAGGCTCACCGCCGACCAGATCGTTCTCTGTGTTGCCGACGGCGGACGCCTGGGTGCGCAGCTGCAAAACTGGGGCAGCTACTACGACACCTGTCCCGCGGTCACCGCGATCGATGTAACCGCCTCTCGCGAGATCCTGCTGCAGCGTCCGCTTGTTTGCGAACTGCTGCGCAACTGTGCGGCGCAGGCAAAACCTTTGGCCCGGATGTTTCTTGAGGGCAATAAATGCAACTGATCGATAGTCTGCGCCGCACTGCCGCACTGCACCCGGAGCGCCCCGCGCTGATGGGCGACAGCGTGAGCCTGACTTACGCCGGATTAATTCAGGCGGTGGATGCTACTGCGCAGCAATTGCGCGCGCGGGGCATCTCCACCCTCGGTCTCTACGCCGACAACGGCCCCAACTGGCTGTTGGTGGATCTGGCCTGCCAGGCCGCGGGCATCACCCTGGTGCCACTGCCGGGCTTTTTTTCCGCGCAGCAGCTGGCGCACACCCTACGGGCCAGTGGTATGCAGGCGCTGCTGACCGACGATTGCGAGCGCTTTACCGCGCTGGAGCAGGTGGGGGAGGCGCTGGCGGAGATCGCCGGCTTGGCGCTGATCGAGGTTGTGCAGGGGCAACTGCCGCAACTGCCGCCGCAGACCGCGAAAATCACTTTCACTTCCGGCTCCACCGGCACGCCGCGCGGTGTCTGCCTTTCCAATCAGACCCAGTTCACCACCGCGCGGGTGCTGCGCGACAGCCTGGCCGCACTGCGACCCGAGCGCCACCTGTGTGTGCTGCCGCTGGCCACGCTGCTGGAAAATGTCGCCGGCGCCTACGCCAGTTGGCTGATCGGCGGCAGCGTGATCGCCCCGGGGCTGGAGAGCCTCGGCCTGTCCGGCAGTTCGCAGTTGGATATCGCGCAGCTGTGCCGCTGCATCGATGAGCGGCAGCCGCACAGCCTGATCCTGCTGCCGCAGATGCTCAAGATGCTGGTGGAACAGAGTGAGCACAAGGGCTGGCGCCCGCCGCGCTCGCTGGTGTTTGCCGCCGTGGGCGGTGGCAAGGTATCGGCGGAACTCCCGCTGCGGGCTCGCGCGCTGGGGCTGCCGGTGTACGAGGGCTATGGCCTGTCCGAGTGCGGCTCGGTGGTGGCCCTGAACCTGCCCGCCGCCGACCGCCCCGGCAGCGCCGGGCGCCCGCTGCCGCACTGCGAGATCAAAGTGCGCGAGGGCGAAGTGCTGGTGCGCGGCCCGCGCTATCTCGGCTACCTGGACGACGCGGACGGCTGCGACGAGTGGCTGCCCACCGGCGACCTGGGGGAGCTGGACAGAGACGGCTACCTGCATATCACCGGGCGCAAAAAAAATATTCTGATCACTTCCTACGGCCGCAATATCTCCCCGGAGTGGATCGAGAGCGAAATACTGCTGACACCGCTGCTGATGCAGTGCGTGCTGCTCGGCGACGGCCGGCCTCACTGCAGCGCGTTGATTTTTCCCCGGCCGGGAACAGAGCGCGTGCATATTGAACAATGGCTGGAATCGGTCAACCGGCGCCTGCCGGATTACGCGCGCGTGCACCGCTGGGCGCCGCTGCCGGAGCCGCTGACCTTTGCCGGCGGCCTGCTCACCGCCAACGGCCGCCCGCGGCGCGATGCCATTGCCGGGCGCTATGCACAAGTCATCGAAAATCTTTATTCAGTTTAAGAGGTTACTGCCATGCAGTTTTTCGACCGGTTGCAACAGCAGACGGAAGCGGCGCGCCATTCGCTGGTGGAAATACCGCTGATTCAACGCGGCGCGCGCGGCGAACTGGGACTGGAGGAATATGTGGCCTTCCTCACCCAGGCCTACCACCACGTCAAGCACACGGTGCCGCTGCTGATGGCCTGCGGCAGCCGGCTGAATGAAAAGCAGGAGTGGCTGCGGGTCGCCATCGCCGAATACATCGAGGAGGAGACCGGCCACCAGGAGTGGATACTCAGCGATATCGCCGCCTGCGGCGCGGACGCGGAGGCGGTTCGCAACAGTGCGCCCAATCTCAGTACCGAACTGATGGTGGCCTACGCCTACGACACCATTGCACGGGGCAATCCGCTCGGTTTCTTCGGCATGGTCCACGTCCTCGAAGGTACCAGTATCCAGCTGGCGGACAGTGCCGCGGGGGCGATTCAGCGGTCCCTCGGCCTGCCGGACGCGGCGTTCAGCTACCTGCGCTCCCACGGCGCGCTGGATATCGGCCACGTGGAGTTCTTCAAGGGTTTGATGAACCGCATCGAAGCGGAGGAAGAGCGGCAGGTCATAGTGCACTGTGCGCGGGTGTTCTACCGGCTCTATGGCGATATCTTCCGCGAGCTGGACACAGTACCGCTGCCGGCGGAGGTGGCCTGAAATGGGCGGCATACCCGTGACGGTATTACTCACCGGCGCCAGCGGCGGCATCGGCTCGGCCATAGCGCGGGCGCTGGCCGAGGAGGGCCACCGGTTGATTCTGGTGGGCAGGAGCACCGGGCGGCTGCAGCAGTTGCGCGCGACACTCGCGAACAGCAACCGGCATATCGTGATAACCGCCAACCTGCTCGATGCCGCTCAGAGGGGCGCCCTGGTATCCGCCTGCGCGGCGCTGCCCGGTGGCGTGGATGTGCTGATCAATGGTGCCGGGGTCTCCACCTTCGCCGAGCTCGGCGATATTGGCGATACGGAACTGGGCGCCATGCTGCACACCAACCTGCTCGTGCCCATCGCCCTCACCCGCAACCTGCTGCCGTTGCTGCGCAACAGCGAAAACCCTGCAGTGATCAATATCGGCTCCGCCTTCGGGCATATCGGCCACCCGGGGTTCAGTGTCTACAGCGCCAGCAAATTCGGCCTGCACGGTTTTACCGAGGCGCTGCGTCGCGAGCTGAGCGACAGCTGCATCGCAGTGCACTACCTGGCGCCGCGTGCGGTGGACACCGAACTCAATACCGAGGCGGTCAACAGCCTCAACCGGGCGCTGGGCAACAAGTCCGACCCGCCGGAGATGGTGGCGCGGCAGGTGCTGAATCTGCTCGGAGAGCGACGCAGCGCCCGGCGCTTTATCGGCTGGCCGGAGCGTTTTTTCATCAAGCTGAATGCGCTCTTCCCCTCCCTGGTGGATGGGGCACTGGGCAAGAAGGTGCCCTTGATCCGCCGCTATGCCAAGCAAAACTGGGCCAGACAAAACTGCACATCAGGAGAAACCTCATGAAATTTCCCCGCACACTGAAAACCTTCTCCATGGCCCTGGCCCTGGTGGTTTCCCCGGCGCTCTGGGCCGGTCCCGCCGAGGAGACGGTTGCCGAACTGCAAAAAGCCTGGGCACAGGTCAAGTATCAGACTCCGGAGAAACAGCAGGAAGCCGCATTCGCAAAGCTTGCCGAGCAGGCGGATGCGGCCACCACAAAATTTGCCGATAGCGCTCCGGTGTGGGTGTGGAGCGGCATCATCCGCGCCTCCTACGCGGGCGCCAAGGGCGGGCTGGGCGCGCTGTCCGCGGTCAAGGCGGCAAAGGCCGACCTGGAACGGGCCGTCACCATAGACGGCAGTGCACTGGACGGCGCCGCCTACACCAGCCTCGGCTCCCTCTACTACCAGGTCCCCGGCTGGCCTTTGGGGTTCGGTGATGCTAAAAAAGCGGATGAATATCTGCGCAAGGGGCTGGAGTACGGCAGTGCGGATATAGATGCCAACTACTTTTATGCCGACTATCTTTACCACCAGAAGGACTACGACCGGGCGCTGGATTACCTGCAAAAGGCCCTGGCCGCACCTGCCGATCCGCAGCGACCGGTGGCGGACAAGGGGCGGCGCGAGGAAATCCGGACCTTGATGATCGAGGTCGAGAAAAAAATGCGATAGCCAATGCGGATACTGCTGATAGAGGACGACCAGTCGCTGGCCGATGGCATCGCCACCGCGCTGAGGCATTCCGGCTACGCCGTGGACCACACGGACAGTGGCCGCCAGGGTATCGCACTGGCGCGGGCCGCGCGGCCGGACGCGATTATCCTGGACCTGGGCCTGCCGGATATGGACGGTGTCGAGGTGCTGAAGGCGCTGCGCAACAAATCCGTCGATTCCTCGGTGCTGATCCTTACCGCGCGCGATGACCTGCCGTCGAAAATCCGCGGCCTGGACGCGGGCGCCGACGACTACCTGACCAAGCCCTTTGCCGTGGACGAGTTGCTGGCGCGGCTGCGCGCGCTGGAGCGCCGCGCCGGCCTGGGGCTCAGCGCGGAAATCCGACTGGGCGATGTCACCATCGATCTCGCCAGCCACCGGGTAACCAGGAATAGCGAAGTGATCAATCTCTCGCGCCGGGAATTCACCCTGCTGCGCGCGCTGGCGGAGCGCCCCGGGCATATCCTCAGCCGCGAACAGTTGGAGGACAAGCTCTACAGCTGGGGGGAAGAGATTTCCAGCAACGCTGTGGATGTACATATTCACAACCTGCGCAAGAAACTCTATCCGGAATTTATTCTGACCATTCGCGGTGTCGGTTACAAGTTGGGACCAAAGGCAGGGCCCTGAGTGAAATCCATCCGCATCTACCTGGTGGTTGCGCTGCTGTCCACCATCACCCTGGTCAACTTCGTCTCCGCTCTGCACGGCTATCGCGCAAGTATGGCGGAGGCACAGCAGCTGTTCGACCGCCAGCTGGCCGATACTGCCAGCCTGCTGTCAGCGATGCCCGCGTCCGCGGACAGGCCGAAGGTGGTGGAGCGGACCGGGCACCTGGCTTTCCAGGTCTGGTCGCCCGGAGGAAGGCTGTTGATGCGCTCTGCCAATGCGCCCCCTCAGCCGATCAACGCCCTGGAAGAGGGCTTTGAGAATGTCAATTTTTCCGGCCAGCGCTGGCGGGTATACAGCCACTTCTCCAGCGAGCGCAATTACTGGACCCAGGTGGCCGAGCCGGTAGGTCTGCACTTCCATCTGGCGGACAAGGTGGTGCTGGAATCGGTGATTCCCATTCTGCTGGGGCTGCCGGTCGCCGGTCTGTTGATCTGGTTCGTGGTGGGGCACGGCCTGAAGAGCCTGCACCTGCTGGCGGACGCGCTGCGCCAGAAGCGCGCCGACGACCTGAGTCCGCTGCCACTGGAGAATGCGCCGGAAGAACTGCTGCCGGTGGTGCAGTCCACGAATGCGCTGCTGGCGCGACTGCAGGCGTCGTTCGAGCGCGAGCGGCGTTTCTCCGCCGATGCCGCCCACGAGCTGCGCACACCCATCAGCGCAATCAAGGTACACACGCACAACCTGGAGCGGGAATTGAGCCAGTACCGGCTGCCGCAGTCCCCGCTTTCGCTGGCGAAGCTGCAGCGGAGCGTCGAGCGCATGGCGCACCTGGTGGAGCAGATACTGAATCTCTATCGCACCACGCCGGACCACTATCCGGCGAAGTTCGAGCCGCTGGACCTGCACGAGCTGGCGCGCGAGGTCATTGCCGAGCAGCACGCGGATTTTGCCGGCCGGGGCCAGGCGATCGAACTGACCGGCGGGGCCGCGCCACTCGAGGCGGACCGCTTCGCACTCACCATTTTGTTGAAGAACCTGTTGAACAACGCCAACAAGTACACGCCGGAAAACGGCCGTGTGGAAGTGAATACCAGGGTGGATGGCGATCGCGTAGTGTTGCGTGTGGACGACACCGGCCCCGGCATTGCCGAAGAGGAATACGGGCGCGTGTTCGAGCGCTTCTACCGGGTGGGCGGCGACCGCCACCCGGTCCCGGTTGGCGGCAGCGGCCTGGGTTTGTCGATAGTGCAGCATATTGCCCGCTTGCACCATGCGGAAATCCAGCTGGATAAATCAAAATTTGGCCGCGGCCTGTCGATTCAGGTTCGCCTGCCGGCGTCGCCCGGCTACCTTTCCCCGAAGGGAGATTCCAGTGACTGATCATCGATGCCGCGGAGTGGTGCGATTATTGGCCGTGGCCGCGCTGGCACTGTTGCCGCTGGCGGCACAGGCGGGGCGCCCGGTGTTTGAGATCGAAATACGCGGCCACCTGTTTCACCCCTCGGAATTGGTGGTGCCCGCAAATACCAAGGTGAAACTGATCGTCTACAACCGCGATCCCACTCCGGAAGAATTCGAGAGCTACGAACTCAACCGGGAAAAAGTCATCATGGGCGGCCAGCGGGCGATAGTCTTTATCGGCCCCCTGGCGCCGGGAGAATACCCGTTTTTCGGGGAATTCAATCCCAAGACGGCGCAGGGAAAAATCATCGCGCAATGAACAGGCGGAGTCAGATATGCTGTTGACCAGCGTGATTATCATTTTGCGCGAAGTGCTGGAGGCGGCGCTGCTGCTCAGCATACTGCTGGCGATGAGCCACTTCCTGCATTTGCGCCTGCGGTGGTTCTACGCCGCGCTCGCGGCGGGAGTCGCCGGATCGGTGGTCTACGGCGTGCAGCTGGCGGCCATTTCCGACGCGTTTGACGGGGTGGGCCAGGAGCTGCTTAACGCCGCATTGCAGATTGCCATCTACCTCCTGTTGCTCGTCATCGCGTCGCTGCTGGTGGTCAACTACTATACCGCCAACTACTATGCCGGCGAGCGCCACCGCGGAATACTGTCCGCCGCAATGACGGCGGCGGTTGCGATGGCGGTACTGCGCGAGGGGTCGGAAATTTTTATCTACCTGTCGGCTTTCCGCTACAGTCCGCAACCCTGGTCCGGTGTGCTGGCCGGTTCTCTGTTGGGTGCAGGGATCGGTTTCAGTGTCGGCGCGCTGTTTTACTACCTGCTGGTCGGCCTGCCACGTCGGCGTGCGCTGCTCGTCACCTGTGTGCTGCTCACCCTGGTGGCGGGCGGTATGGTTCTGCAGGCGACACAACTGTTGATCCAGGCAGACTGGCTGCCGGCGCAGGTACCGCTTTGGGACAGTTCCGCATTGGTGGCGGAGGGCTCGCTGGCCGGACAGATGATGTATGCACTGGTGGGCTACGAGGCCACACCCACTTCGTTGCAGGTGATTCTTTATACCGCCAGCGTTGCCGCAATGGCGCTGTTGCTGTTGTTAACCCGGTACCACCAGAAAAAAATCAGGACTGCCCGCGATGTATCCCAAGCTCGATGAAAGCGTTTTGAATTGCCGGTCCGCTGCCGCACTGCTGTTGCTCGGCTACACTCCCTTCGCCCTAGCCGACGGTGTGGTGGTGGACAAGGTGTACGATCCCTATGTACAGCCGCTGGAAACCGAGATCGAGTGGCGTGCCGTCGCCCTGCGCGACGACGAGGACGAATCACTGGATTCCCTGCAGCTCCACCGCCTGGGACTGGGCCGCAGCTTTTCCGATCGCTGGTTCGGGGAAGTCTATCTGATCGGCGAGCGGAATGAGGACGAGAGTTTTCGTCTGCAAGGGGTCGAGCTGGAGGCCAAGTGGCAGCTGACCGAGCAGGGGGAATACGCCGCGGACTGGGGCCTGCTGTTCGAACTGGAAAAGGAGCGCGACGGGGACGAGTGGGAGGCGGCGACGACCCTGCTTGTCGCCAGGGAGTGGGGGCGCTGGGTGGGCACCGCCAACCTGGCCGCCATCTATGAATGGGGGGACGATATCGACAATGAACTGGAGTCCCAGCTGCGCATGCAGGCCCGCTATCGCCTTTCCGAAGCCTTTGAACCCGCGGTGGAACTCTATGCCGGCCAGGACACACTGGGCATAGGTCCGGTGGCCCGGGGCCTGCAGCGATTGAGCGGCGCACGCCAGTTCTACTGGGAACTGGGGCTGATCCTGGGGGTTACCGACGAGAGCCCGGACCAGACACTGCGCCTGTTGGTCGAATACGAGTTTTACTGACGCGAGTGTTCGGGGGGGCGTTTCCCCTAATCTTATTTTCCTTATTTGTAGGAGCGGCCCATGGCCGCGATCAATCTGTGTTATTGGCAAAAGTCGCTGATTCACGCCATCCATGGCGCACACCCGCTTCGCGGCCATGGGCCCTCGACTTCGTCATGCCGGCGCAGGCCGGCATCCAGAGCTGGATCGCGGCCTGCGCCGCAATGACGATATGGGCTCGATTAATTTATGCGAAAAATATGGCTGGCGTAGGGCTGCAATTGCAGAGTGATTTTCCCCGTCTTGTTACCGGCCACCGGCGTTGCCTGCGCCGTTGAGTCCAACTGGTCCACCAACGTGTGGCTGCCGTCTTTCAATTGCCACTGGCGTAACAGCTCTCCCGGCAATTTCAGATCCAGCTCTCGGGCTGCTCCATCGAAATTAGCAATTACCAGCAGTCGTTCGCTGTCGTTCCAGCGTGCGAAGGCGAACAGCCTGTCGTCGTAGCCGGGGTTGTGTTTGCGGTTGTAGCTGTGGATCTCCATATAGCCGCCGCGCAGCGCTTCGCTGTGGGCGGAGAAGTTCA carries:
- a CDS encoding ATP-binding protein, with the protein product MKSIRIYLVVALLSTITLVNFVSALHGYRASMAEAQQLFDRQLADTASLLSAMPASADRPKVVERTGHLAFQVWSPGGRLLMRSANAPPQPINALEEGFENVNFSGQRWRVYSHFSSERNYWTQVAEPVGLHFHLADKVVLESVIPILLGLPVAGLLIWFVVGHGLKSLHLLADALRQKRADDLSPLPLENAPEELLPVVQSTNALLARLQASFERERRFSADAAHELRTPISAIKVHTHNLERELSQYRLPQSPLSLAKLQRSVERMAHLVEQILNLYRTTPDHYPAKFEPLDLHELAREVIAEQHADFAGRGQAIELTGGAAPLEADRFALTILLKNLLNNANKYTPENGRVEVNTRVDGDRVVLRVDDTGPGIAEEEYGRVFERFYRVGGDRHPVPVGGSGLGLSIVQHIARLHHAEIQLDKSKFGRGLSIQVRLPASPGYLSPKGDSSD
- a CDS encoding cupredoxin domain-containing protein; translation: MAVAALALLPLAAQAGRPVFEIEIRGHLFHPSELVVPANTKVKLIVYNRDPTPEEFESYELNREKVIMGGQRAIVFIGPLAPGEYPFFGEFNPKTAQGKIIAQ
- a CDS encoding FTR1 family protein → MLLTSVIIILREVLEAALLLSILLAMSHFLHLRLRWFYAALAAGVAGSVVYGVQLAAISDAFDGVGQELLNAALQIAIYLLLLVIASLLVVNYYTANYYAGERHRGILSAAMTAAVAMAVLREGSEIFIYLSAFRYSPQPWSGVLAGSLLGAGIGFSVGALFYYLLVGLPRRRALLVTCVLLTLVAGGMVLQATQLLIQADWLPAQVPLWDSSALVAEGSLAGQMMYALVGYEATPTSLQVILYTASVAAMALLLLLTRYHQKKIRTARDVSQAR